A segment of the Tepidisphaeraceae bacterium genome:
GACCGGCCACAGGAGGATGCCGTTGACGCCGTTGTCGATCAGGTGCTGGATGATCTGCTTCTCGCGACCGGGCTCGTTGCGTGACGATCGCATCACGAACAGGTTCTGGCGACTTTCAATCGCGGTCTCGAGGCGGTTGAAGATCGTGAACGAAAAGGAACTGGCGTACGGCTGGACGACGCCGAAGAGGAACGCCGTCGAGGCGCATTCGTCGTTCGCGATGACCCGCGCGCCGACGGCACGCTTCGCTTGTACCAACCGCTGGCCCTGCAGGTGTTGCAGCGCCCGCTGCGCCACTCCATGACTGATGTTCAGGTCGGTCGACAATTGACGGACGGTCGGCAGCTTTCCGCTTTCCCCGAAATCGCCTCGCTTCATCTGCTGACGAAGCCGCATCGCGACCTGCAGGTAGCCGGGCATTCGACCCCCTAAGGGACCTTGATCCGCGCCCGTCTTGGATTGTGAGAAAGCTGTACTCATCGTGATTGGCCCTGCGTCACCACACGTCCGTTGCGAGGGCAACCGCCCGTTTCCCGAGCGTATCACATCCGTGGACCTGATACATCTAATATAACTGACCAAGATGCAGACCTTCACTCAGGCCCTAAGCTACAGCGGGTAATTGCATTGAGACGCAGTAGTTAACGGTGCGCTCACGCCAAGGTCTGCCCGCTTGCGGACAACTGATAAAGATTAATATTGTAACTTCAATCCCGTATTGTACCATTGTATCGACTAATATCCTAATGCTAGTCTGTACCAATGTGAGTATCGTACCCCGTCATAGGAGTCGAATGCTGCAAGAAGCCCGATCAACCGTGAATCAAACCCTTCGTAACCGTGTCGTCGCATGCTGGATTGGCAAGGCGATAGGTGGGACGCTTGGGATGCCCCTTGAAGGGAAGGCGGGGCCATTCGAGCTGACGTTCTACGACCCCGTGCCGACGAAGATGGTGCCGAACGACGACTTGGACCTGCAGGTGCTTTGGGCGTGCAAGCTCGACGAGATGGGGCGGGACGTTCGGGTCGACCGCCACGTATTGGCCGACGCGTGGTTGAACCAGGTGAGCTTTCCGTGGGACGAGTACGGCGTCGCCATCCGCAACCTGCGCGCGGGCCTGCGGGCGCCGTTCAGTGGCAGCGTCGACAATTGGTTCCAGCACGGCATGGGGGCTGCCATCCGCAGCGAAGTGTGGGCCTGCCTGGCTGCCGGCAAGCCGCAACTGGCGGCGCAGTACGCGTACGAGGACGCCTGCGTCGACCACGCGGGTGAAGGCATCTGGGCCGAGGTCTTCTTTGCCGCGCTGCAGGCGCAGGCGTTCGTCGAGCGAGACCCGCATGCCCTGTTGCGCGTCGCGCTCGCGCAGCTCCCGGCCGACAGCCGGATCGCGCGCGCCGTCGGCGACACGGTCGTCTGGTGGCAGCAAGATGGCGATTGGCGACAGGTGCGCAGTCGGATTCTCGATTCGTACGGTGAGGATAACTTCACCGACGTCACCATGAACGTGGCGTTTACCATCCTGGGGTGGCTCGATGGGGCCGGCGATTTCGGTCGCGCGGTCTGCACCGCCGTCAACTGTGGGATGGATACCGACTGTACCGGCGCAACGGTCGGTGCGCTCATGGGCATCATCGACCCCACGTGCATCCCCGAGCAGTGGGTCCGCCCGATCGGCCGGGAACTGGTCGTCGACAAGCGCATCACCGGCATTCAACCGCCGTCCACGCTTGACGGCTTTGCCGATCTGGTCCTCGATCTGGGCCGCCGATTGAACGGGCGCGCGCCGGCCGCCGGCGCGGCGGGATCGATGTCGCCGCAGTCACCGGGCCCGCGGTTCGTTGAGTTACAACCCCTCGATCGCGTTCCAACGTCCGAGGTTGCCCCCGAGATGAACGACGTGCAGCGGCTTGCCGTCGACGGGTATTGGGCCCAAATGCCAGCCGCGACGTGGACGACGCCAGCGCTGGCGGTTCGATACCGGTTCGACCTTCCCGTGGCGACGGCGGCGCGCGTGATGTTCAACACGCACCAGCCGTATCAGCTCTGGCTGGATGGACAGCCGTTGATCAAGAGTGGCGGTGACGTGCTCAAACCCTCCTTCCACCGCGCGCCCGATGGCCAGCGTGCCGATCTGCCATTGGCCGCAGGAGGACACGAACTGATCGTCGTCATCGAGCCGCCGCGACCCGGCGAGCAGGGGGGATGGATCTGGGGCGTGGGCGATTCGAAGACGCATCAATGGGTTCCATTGACCTTCGCCTGATCGTGAAGAGCAGGCCCGCTTACGCGCGGCCGCGCGGAGCACACGTTTATGCCACCCGTCAGCCCCTTGCCGGAAGCCGATGTCGTCGCGCCTGTCGTAGAGCGAACGCGCAACGCCGAGCAGTCAACCGCAAACTTGGCATCGACCGTTGCGACGTGCATGGAACAGCACGAGCCTCGCAGATTGCTGATGCTCGAGCGAGAGGCGACGCCGTTCCGAGATTTTGATGCGCAGCCCATCGCTCGAGGGTCCGACGTGTACGGTACCTCTGCCATTGCTCACCTGGCGCTGGGGCGAGAAAACGAGCAAGCAAACAAGACGCTTCAGTGGGTCGCTAACTGGTTTGAGCATCCGCATCCGTGGGGGCTCGATCCGCAGGGTGAGCCTGACTTTGCCGCGATCAAGCTGTGTACGGCTTATCATCACTTCGCGCCCAAGGGCCTGTTGACCGAACGCACGCTGCAGGAGGTCGAGCACTTCTTTCTGAACGAGGATTTCCGAAGCAAGTATCACTCCGAAAACCATCACCTGATGTTCCGCACGGCTCGCTACCTGATGGCGCACGCCTATCGGGGCGCGTCCTTTCAGCGGTTCGACCTGACCAGCGAGCAGGTGCTTGCCGAAGATGCCGAGTGGCTGCGCCGGTTTCTTCATTATCGAGCGGTCGCGGGTTGGGGAGAATTCGACTCATCGGCCTACCTGCAAACCGACCTGGAGATGCTCTGCTGTTTGCACGACTTCGCCCCCGATCCCGCTCTTCGCAAGGCGGCAGGGATGATGATCGAATGGCTGCTGGCCGACATGGTCGTAGATTCGATCGACGGTATGCTGGGAGGCGCCCAGGGTCGGGCATACGAGGGGTACGTCTTGGACCATGCCGTGACCCATCTCTACGGGGTTCAGCACCTCTACTTCGGGCTGGGCGACCCATCGCGCACTCGCGCGGCGGTCGAACTGCTGCTGTCGAGCTACCGCCCGCACCCGCTGGTGGTCTCCATCGCGCTCGGTCGGGACGCCCCCTATGAGAACCGTGAGCGCAAGCACCTGCACAACCTGACGGACGTCATGCCCGCCAAGCCGATCGAGGGCAGCATTCGAAAGTACTCTTACTACACGGCTCGCTACGTCCTGGGTTGCGTTCAGCATCAGGACCCGTACCCGGCGGACCAGCCCAAAGCCGCGGTCTATGCGCATCACCAGCAGCACGAGTGGGACTTGACGATCGCCGGTCGAACCGATGCGCGCCTGTTCACCCACCATCCGGGTGTCACCGGCATGCACAACTACTGGACCGGCGACTTTGGCTGTCGATGCGGGAAGCGACTGCAGAACAAATCGGCGATCATCGGGATCTACGACATTCCTGTCGGCCAGAAGTACCAGTTCATTCACGCCTACGTGCCGCGGGTCGCGTTCGACGAGGTCATCGAAGAAAACGGCATCATCTTCGTGCGGATGAAACAAGTCTGCGCAGCCCTGAGACTATCGAGCCCTTATCGTTGGGTCAGCGAGGGGAAGTACGCCGGGAAAGAGGTGATCAGCGCGGGCGGTCGGCACGGCTTCGCCTGCGAGGTTGGACTGATGGACGACTTCGGCGGCTTCGCCAAATTTCGGGATAAAATTGCCGAAAATACGTTCGATTTCGATGTGACGAGCCTGCGAATGGAATATAAGTCCTCATCGGCGGGAAGGCTCTACATCGACGGCAACGGTCGCCGCGAACTGAACGGCGGCCCGATCGATTTAAATTACCCATCGAATGACTGTCCGTACCTGCATTCCGTTTGGCAGGCGCCACACGTTGAATTGTCGCTGAACGACGAACGCCGCGTGCTGGATTTTGCCTTTCTCGATCCACGATAGCGCTGTAGGAGAAACGATCGTTCGGAAGCATCTTCCTGAACTGGATGAAGGGGGAAGATAGGCACGCTGCCAATTCAGACCGAAAAACAATCGGTCAATCTCAAGTTGCGAGCGTGCCAGAGAAAGAGTCGAAGAGGGTTAGGCGCGGTTCATATCGCTCCTGACGTAGCCCAGCACACGTCGTCGAACAACCTTGACGATCAATCACCGTGCCATAATCAATCGCTACTGTACCATGCCGCCCGCCGCGCTGCCGCACTCGGGGCAGCGGGCGGGGGTGGCGCGGAGGTCGTAGCCGCAGTTGGGGCAAAGTCCGTCCTGGCGACTACGGAGCCTCTGCCAAAGGCGACCGAACCTTAAAGTCGGTAAAATGGCAAACAGTATCGTTGGTAGCCAGTATGGGACGACCAACTGTTGGTTCCATACCGTGGCCGGCACGGTGAGTCCTCGATACCTGGCGTCGTAGCCAAAGCCCAAGCGCGCCCACTGGCTCGCACCGGGACGGACCGGCTGCAGGGTTGGATAACCTTGGTCCGGGTACCGTTCGCGTTTAAAGCGAGGCTGGATCTTTGCGTCTTCGCGAAACGATCGGATGCCGTGCGGGTCGGACGTTGGCGAGTGAACGTAGCTGAGGTTGAAGCCTCCTCGCGACGACCGGACGTCGTAGATGCGCCTCACCCAG
Coding sequences within it:
- a CDS encoding ADP-ribosylglycohydrolase family protein, whose amino-acid sequence is MLQEARSTVNQTLRNRVVACWIGKAIGGTLGMPLEGKAGPFELTFYDPVPTKMVPNDDLDLQVLWACKLDEMGRDVRVDRHVLADAWLNQVSFPWDEYGVAIRNLRAGLRAPFSGSVDNWFQHGMGAAIRSEVWACLAAGKPQLAAQYAYEDACVDHAGEGIWAEVFFAALQAQAFVERDPHALLRVALAQLPADSRIARAVGDTVVWWQQDGDWRQVRSRILDSYGEDNFTDVTMNVAFTILGWLDGAGDFGRAVCTAVNCGMDTDCTGATVGALMGIIDPTCIPEQWVRPIGRELVVDKRITGIQPPSTLDGFADLVLDLGRRLNGRAPAAGAAGSMSPQSPGPRFVELQPLDRVPTSEVAPEMNDVQRLAVDGYWAQMPAATWTTPALAVRYRFDLPVATAARVMFNTHQPYQLWLDGQPLIKSGGDVLKPSFHRAPDGQRADLPLAAGGHELIVVIEPPRPGEQGGWIWGVGDSKTHQWVPLTFA